In a single window of the Pseudogemmatithrix spongiicola genome:
- the dcm gene encoding DNA (cytosine-5-)-methyltransferase — protein MSPAEENPALRTVHHALRFWTQAELAERAGVQPRTVRRWVAGESVPKWGVIKGIEDELARDERPRQPDFTFIDLFAGVGGLRRPFEELNGRCVFTSEWDAHAARTYTANFPDGHEIWGDITQKDPSEVPNHDLLLAGFPCQPFSLAGVSKKNSLGRAHGFLDKTQGTLFFNIVEILKAKRPKAFLLENVKNLQSHDGGRTFTVIMGALSELGYRVEPKVISAASWVPQRRERVFLVGFRRSMKVHFDFDSIKVPKKKPKLGDILHSADEEPEAPFTKVVRGRTVVHERYTLSDHLWQYLQAYAAKHRDKGNGFGCSVFGPEDVARTLSARYHKDGSEILIGQQGKNPRRLTPRECARLMGFETREGSRMKIPVSDTQAYRQLGNSVAVPVVRAIAKELVPRLLRPELFPLKQQEMELAAG, from the coding sequence ATGTCTCCCGCCGAAGAAAACCCGGCACTGCGTACGGTGCACCACGCGCTCCGCTTTTGGACCCAAGCGGAACTGGCCGAACGAGCCGGCGTGCAGCCGCGGACGGTGCGGCGATGGGTGGCGGGAGAGTCGGTGCCAAAGTGGGGAGTCATCAAGGGCATTGAGGATGAGCTAGCACGAGACGAGCGTCCGCGCCAGCCCGATTTCACATTCATCGACTTGTTCGCTGGCGTCGGCGGCCTCCGGCGACCCTTCGAGGAGCTGAATGGCAGATGTGTCTTCACTTCCGAGTGGGATGCGCACGCCGCGCGCACATACACGGCGAACTTTCCGGATGGCCACGAAATCTGGGGTGACATCACCCAGAAGGATCCGTCAGAGGTACCCAACCACGATTTGTTGCTTGCGGGGTTTCCCTGCCAGCCGTTCAGCCTGGCGGGAGTCTCGAAGAAGAACAGCCTAGGCCGGGCGCACGGCTTCCTCGACAAGACTCAGGGCACGCTGTTTTTCAATATCGTAGAAATCCTTAAGGCGAAGCGGCCGAAGGCGTTCTTGCTTGAGAATGTGAAGAATCTCCAGAGCCACGATGGAGGACGAACCTTTACGGTGATTATGGGCGCGCTGAGTGAGCTTGGATACCGCGTAGAGCCGAAGGTGATTTCGGCGGCCTCGTGGGTGCCGCAGCGGCGTGAACGCGTGTTCCTGGTCGGCTTCAGACGCTCGATGAAGGTCCACTTCGACTTCGACTCGATCAAGGTGCCGAAGAAGAAGCCAAAGCTCGGTGACATCCTGCATTCGGCAGACGAAGAGCCAGAGGCGCCGTTCACGAAGGTTGTGCGTGGGAGGACCGTCGTTCACGAGCGGTACACCCTGAGCGATCACTTGTGGCAGTACCTGCAGGCGTATGCCGCGAAGCATCGTGACAAGGGCAATGGCTTTGGCTGCTCCGTGTTCGGTCCGGAGGATGTCGCGCGCACCCTGTCCGCACGGTATCACAAGGACGGCAGCGAGATCTTGATCGGGCAGCAGGGCAAGAACCCGCGGCGACTGACGCCGCGAGAATGTGCTCGTCTGATGGGCTTTGAGACTCGCGAGGGGAGTCGCATGAAGATTCCGGTCTCCGACACTCAGGCTTATCGGCAGTTAGGAAACTCCGTGGCAGTGCCGGTGGTTCGGGCAATCGCGAAGGAGTTGGTTCCGAGGTTGCTGCGTCCGGAGCTCTTCCCGCTGAAGCAACAGGAGATGGAGCTAGCGGCAGGGTAG
- a CDS encoding MvaI/BcnI family restriction endonuclease → MSALSLAAAKQMLRDHGARRIYAKALAPNDNSKNQVYLGGDFEVLQVIPGGEPVPGVSGTHGEPIFKSALTFSWLDDEGRAFPAPAAQLILYPQYPEVRMSGFLRGAQWAPNDVLTVRDKGRVLLLGVTATDQILGIAAGAATSLAHEIRALGDLPTIGVLLDLGVPGGLSAKETTHELLRRVDAISKKGWIESWRLLPDGSRAPCTGSNCGGVTLESELGILANGRAEPDFLGWEVKSATVANLSQPRIGTVTLMTPEPTGGFYRSEGVEAFVRRFGYPDKLGRPKRLNFGGIHKFGVTHASTGLRLTVNGFDVESETLVRADGALELLDPTGIVAASWSFSPLLAHWNSKHAHAAYVPSVRRNHPSRSYAYGASTLLAEGTSFLSFLLAVVRGAVYYDPGIKLETTDTGTRTKRRSQWRISGRELGTLYRSFGWYSAVNTARS, encoded by the coding sequence TTGAGCGCGCTTTCACTCGCTGCTGCGAAGCAGATGCTTCGCGACCACGGAGCTCGCCGAATTTACGCGAAGGCGCTGGCACCGAACGACAACAGCAAGAACCAGGTCTACCTCGGCGGCGACTTCGAAGTGCTGCAGGTCATTCCGGGTGGCGAACCCGTTCCGGGTGTCAGCGGTACGCACGGCGAACCGATCTTCAAGTCGGCGCTGACGTTCTCGTGGCTCGACGACGAGGGTCGTGCCTTCCCCGCTCCGGCGGCTCAACTCATCCTCTATCCGCAGTATCCCGAAGTACGGATGTCTGGATTCCTTCGGGGAGCTCAGTGGGCACCGAATGATGTGCTTACCGTGCGAGACAAAGGACGTGTGCTGCTGCTCGGCGTCACGGCGACTGACCAGATCCTTGGTATCGCCGCAGGCGCCGCCACTTCGCTGGCGCACGAGATACGTGCGCTCGGCGACTTGCCAACCATCGGCGTTCTACTTGACCTCGGCGTTCCCGGCGGCCTTAGCGCGAAGGAAACGACGCACGAACTCTTGCGGCGCGTCGACGCGATCTCGAAGAAGGGATGGATCGAGTCATGGCGTCTCCTCCCGGATGGAAGTCGAGCCCCGTGCACCGGCAGCAACTGCGGCGGGGTCACGCTGGAATCGGAACTCGGCATTCTTGCCAACGGCCGGGCGGAGCCGGATTTCCTCGGCTGGGAGGTGAAATCGGCAACGGTGGCCAACCTCAGCCAGCCACGCATCGGTACCGTAACGCTGATGACACCGGAGCCCACAGGCGGCTTCTATCGGTCTGAAGGCGTGGAGGCTTTCGTACGAAGGTTCGGCTACCCTGACAAACTGGGCAGGCCGAAGAGGCTGAATTTCGGCGGCATACATAAGTTTGGCGTTACGCACGCGAGCACCGGGCTGCGACTGACCGTAAATGGGTTCGATGTGGAAAGCGAAACGCTCGTCCGCGCTGACGGCGCACTCGAACTCTTGGACCCGACTGGCATCGTTGCAGCATCGTGGTCTTTTTCCCCGCTCCTCGCGCACTGGAACAGCAAGCACGCTCACGCCGCATACGTACCCTCGGTTCGGCGGAACCACCCGAGCCGCTCGTACGCGTACGGCGCATCGACACTACTCGCGGAGGGTACGAGCTTTCTGTCGTTCCTGCTCGCCGTTGTTCGAGGCGCAGTGTACTACGATCCGGGAATCAAGCTCGAGACTACCGACACCGGAACTCGCACTAAGCGGCGGAGCCAGTGGCGCATCTCAGGTCGCGAGCTTGGAACACTCTATCGGTCCTTTGGCTGGTACAGCGCGGTCAACACCGCGCGATCGTAG
- a CDS encoding FRG domain-containing protein — MSFYWADESVSSLAQFVALFEKGGRFASLANHWFRGEGKARKRGSLLPSISRAGSTVQREWGLYQRFRQNASAFLPHSSLSAWDWMFYMRHYGIDTRLLDWSESALVALYFAVEKPENDNRGGVVWCLDPVRLNELAGSGRQIHCAGLDVTLDSYTIESVKTSPDDVLFQPLAFIAPRSFPRLVAQQGVFTVTHRNPVALDAIRDDSLLARVRVPAGAKTRIRSALQLLGYSRLSLYPELQSLAVGGAR; from the coding sequence ATGAGCTTCTATTGGGCCGACGAGAGTGTGTCCAGCCTCGCGCAATTCGTAGCACTCTTTGAGAAGGGAGGCAGATTCGCGAGTCTGGCGAATCACTGGTTCAGAGGTGAGGGCAAGGCTCGGAAGCGTGGGTCCTTGCTGCCATCTATCTCGCGAGCTGGATCGACCGTCCAGCGAGAATGGGGGCTATATCAGCGTTTTCGGCAGAATGCCTCCGCATTCCTGCCGCATTCGTCGCTTTCCGCGTGGGATTGGATGTTTTACATGCGACACTACGGTATAGACACTCGGCTGCTCGACTGGTCCGAGAGTGCGCTGGTCGCACTCTACTTCGCAGTGGAGAAGCCGGAGAACGACAATCGCGGAGGGGTGGTTTGGTGCCTCGATCCAGTTCGTCTCAATGAACTGGCGGGTTCGGGCCGACAGATCCACTGTGCCGGGCTAGATGTCACTCTGGACTCATACACGATAGAATCCGTGAAGACCTCACCGGACGACGTGTTGTTTCAGCCGCTTGCATTCATTGCTCCGCGTTCGTTCCCCCGTCTGGTTGCTCAGCAAGGGGTGTTCACGGTTACCCATCGCAACCCGGTTGCGCTCGACGCTATCCGCGATGACTCGCTCCTCGCGCGCGTTCGAGTTCCGGCTGGAGCGAAGACGCGGATTCGTAGTGCGCTTCAGTTGCTCGGATACAGTCGGCTTTCGCTGTATCCAGAGCTTCAAAGCCTTGCAGTGGGAGGGGCTCGATGA
- a CDS encoding very short patch repair endonuclease — protein MPRVSAVRSRIMAAIRGKDTKPELQVRRAIHAAGLRFRLHHRDLPGRPDIVLGGIKTVVFVHGCFWHAHSCQTSKPKTRAAFWQRKFEANRARDRRVRYFLKAAGWHVHVIWECELKREAPLRRLVRVLQQRRRAIR, from the coding sequence ATGCCCCGCGTTTCCGCCGTCCGCAGCCGCATCATGGCCGCCATCCGCGGCAAGGACACCAAGCCGGAACTGCAGGTCCGCCGCGCCATCCACGCCGCAGGCCTGCGGTTTCGTTTGCACCATCGCGACCTACCCGGACGCCCTGACATCGTGCTCGGCGGCATCAAGACCGTCGTCTTCGTACACGGCTGCTTCTGGCACGCGCATTCCTGCCAGACCAGCAAGCCGAAGACCCGCGCCGCGTTCTGGCAGCGGAAGTTCGAGGCCAACCGTGCGCGAGACCGGCGCGTGCGTTACTTCTTGAAGGCGGCCGGCTGGCACGTGCACGTGATCTGGGAGTGTGAGCTCAAGCGAGAGGCCCCGCTGCGCAGATTGGTGCGCGTCCTGCAGCAACGCCGGCGCGCTATCCGGTGA
- a CDS encoding DUF262 domain-containing protein, whose translation MTKMPSEQSTVEHLIGEMEKFNLEPDYQRQSGIWSIEKRQLFVDSLINGYDVPKLYFHLLSRSGGSSARYAIVDGKQRLETVRGFRDGDFDLSLDFLDATANKNEDAAAGMGYRQLSKEQPALAARFSKASLDVVVIETDEEEVIEELFSRLNEAVPLNAPEKRNAIGGAIPPIIRRLVKRHRFFRRHLPIENSRYRQYDLAAKFLYLAHAGQFVATKRRDLDDFVRQYRDTKGRPVRLAEARRLLSRVSHTLDRMASVFEEQDELLSSVGLVTVYFMAFLLEEKRATGSSLMVRSRLVEFDALRRHNRSVLRAQQAAIARGETAGGERTVRQDLAIFDRLMQSPNDGQALEYRFKILQAFLRDSQFRERLPKELERKVTA comes from the coding sequence ATGACCAAGATGCCTTCCGAGCAATCCACGGTGGAGCATCTCATTGGTGAGATGGAGAAGTTCAACCTTGAGCCGGACTACCAGCGACAGTCCGGAATTTGGAGCATCGAGAAGCGACAGCTTTTTGTTGATTCCCTCATCAATGGGTACGACGTTCCAAAGTTGTATTTCCACCTGCTGAGTAGAAGTGGGGGTTCGTCTGCGCGCTACGCCATCGTTGATGGCAAGCAGCGTCTGGAGACCGTTCGCGGATTTCGAGACGGCGACTTTGATCTCAGTCTTGATTTCCTAGATGCAACCGCCAACAAGAACGAAGACGCTGCGGCCGGAATGGGGTATCGGCAGCTCTCAAAGGAGCAACCTGCGCTTGCGGCTCGGTTCTCAAAGGCGTCGCTTGATGTGGTTGTTATCGAGACCGACGAGGAAGAAGTCATCGAGGAGCTGTTCTCTAGGTTGAACGAGGCCGTACCTCTGAATGCACCGGAGAAGCGCAATGCGATCGGTGGTGCGATTCCGCCGATAATCAGAAGGCTCGTGAAGCGCCACAGGTTCTTCCGAAGACATCTCCCAATCGAGAATAGCCGATACCGCCAGTATGACTTGGCAGCCAAGTTCCTTTACCTGGCGCACGCTGGTCAGTTTGTAGCAACGAAACGTCGCGATCTCGATGACTTCGTGCGGCAGTATCGTGATACAAAGGGTCGCCCTGTTCGATTGGCAGAGGCTCGCCGACTTTTGAGTCGTGTGAGTCACACTCTGGATCGGATGGCCTCGGTCTTCGAGGAACAAGATGAGTTGCTCTCATCTGTCGGCTTGGTCACGGTCTATTTCATGGCGTTCCTGCTCGAGGAGAAGCGGGCGACCGGCTCGAGTCTGATGGTACGGTCACGCTTGGTTGAATTCGATGCGCTCCGCCGTCACAACCGGTCCGTGCTTCGCGCTCAGCAGGCCGCAATCGCGCGGGGCGAAACGGCTGGGGGAGAGCGCACCGTAAGACAGGATCTCGCGATCTTTGACCGACTGATGCAAAGCCCGAACGACGGGCAGGCATTGGAGTACCGCTTCAAGATTCTTCAAGCGTTCCTGCGCGACTCGCAGTTTCGTGAGCGACTTCCGAAGGAGCTAGAAAGGAAGGTGACTGCCTGA
- a CDS encoding PP2C family protein-serine/threonine phosphatase: MTQAPRKPFDDEIDVYGLTHPGKVRPVNEDHFLLAAIHKRIRVLSTSLSIEAVTAREDRLAFVAMVADGVGGLESGEEASATALEAVLHYLGESTDCYYRAEAGTDEFERELVAAAMRAHQAVKDRAAADGHGQMATTLTIYMGVWPTYYLVQVGDSRYYLYRDGTLTQVSRDQTVAQDLVDRGVLTAEAAQKTKLAHVLSSAIGGDEATPVVTRLRSEWGTAHLMCSDGLTKHVSDARIAEVLGSMTSAKQAAEQLLQEALDGGGSDNITIVVGRTAPKPGRG, from the coding sequence ATGACGCAGGCGCCACGCAAGCCGTTCGATGACGAGATCGACGTGTACGGGCTCACCCATCCGGGCAAGGTCCGGCCCGTGAACGAAGATCATTTCTTGCTCGCCGCGATTCACAAGCGGATCCGCGTGCTCTCGACCAGTCTGTCGATCGAGGCCGTGACCGCGCGCGAGGATCGCCTGGCCTTCGTCGCCATGGTGGCGGACGGTGTCGGCGGGCTCGAGAGTGGCGAAGAGGCCAGCGCGACGGCCCTGGAGGCGGTGCTCCATTATCTCGGAGAGAGCACCGACTGCTATTACCGGGCCGAGGCGGGCACGGACGAGTTCGAGCGCGAGTTGGTGGCCGCGGCGATGCGCGCGCACCAGGCCGTGAAGGATCGCGCGGCCGCCGACGGGCATGGGCAGATGGCGACCACGCTCACGATCTACATGGGCGTGTGGCCCACCTACTACCTGGTGCAGGTGGGGGATTCCCGCTACTACCTCTACCGCGACGGTACGCTGACGCAGGTTTCGCGCGACCAGACGGTCGCACAGGATCTCGTCGACCGCGGCGTCCTCACCGCGGAGGCGGCGCAGAAGACCAAACTGGCGCACGTACTGTCCTCGGCCATCGGCGGAGACGAAGCTACGCCGGTGGTGACGCGCCTGCGGTCGGAGTGGGGCACTGCGCACCTCATGTGCAGCGACGGGCTCACCAAGCACGTGAGTGACGCGCGCATCGCCGAGGTCCTAGGGTCGATGACCAGCGCCAAGCAGGCGGCGGAGCAACTGCTGCAGGAGGCGCTCGACGGCGGCGGGTCCGATAACATCACGATCGTCGTCGGCCGCACGGCGCCGAAGCCAGGACGCGGATGA
- a CDS encoding dihydrofolate reductase family protein, producing MPAHVFIATSLDGYIARLDGGIDWLPQPSGDADVDDHGYSAFMAGIDAIVMGRNTYETVLTFGAWPFEKPVVVLSSGQVRIAPELAGRIVAMAGEPAEIMAACAERGWQHLYIDGGVTIQRFLRAGLIERLIVTRVPVVLGTGLPLFGAVERDVRFAHVRTQAYPSGLVQSEYRAL from the coding sequence ATGCCAGCACACGTCTTCATCGCGACCTCGCTCGACGGATACATCGCCCGCCTGGACGGCGGCATCGATTGGCTCCCGCAACCCAGCGGCGACGCGGACGTGGACGATCACGGCTACTCCGCGTTCATGGCGGGTATCGATGCCATCGTCATGGGTCGCAACACCTACGAGACGGTCCTCACCTTCGGTGCGTGGCCGTTCGAGAAGCCCGTGGTGGTGCTCAGTAGCGGCCAGGTGCGCATTGCGCCCGAGCTCGCGGGCAGGATTGTCGCGATGGCCGGCGAACCCGCGGAGATCATGGCGGCCTGCGCCGAGCGCGGCTGGCAGCATCTGTACATCGACGGCGGCGTCACGATCCAGCGCTTCCTGCGCGCCGGGCTGATCGAACGCCTCATCGTCACGCGCGTACCGGTGGTACTGGGCACCGGTCTCCCGCTTTTCGGTGCCGTCGAGCGAGATGTTCGCTTCGCGCACGTGCGCACGCAGGCGTATCCCTCGGGGCTGGTGCAGAGCGAGTATCGCGCGCTGTGA
- a CDS encoding PAS domain-containing protein: MSSRRTLADRLQRPLQTVTLSYAVFAALWIYFSDALLGQLVRDPAQLVALSVYKGLAFVAVTSALLWLLMRRLIGTVVSREAAERQRHDQLVAGQQRILEGVAHGSALRTSLEEIVRFIEGQAPGMQCSVLLLNVDGKTVRHGAGPSLPPEYMEAIDGSPIGPMAGSCGTAAFTREPVYVEDIATDPRWAAYKDLALPHGLRASWSTPIFDAEGRVLGTFAMYYRRVALPTPDHRRLIDVATQLASIAISRARTEQALHESENRFVAFMEAAPAIAWVTDEQGRHLWMNRAWSAAFGLDRERFIGHRAEELVPADVAARIRATDVEVMRSDAPVHIPEDRTEYGGQPRWWNTVKFPFRNSVGERYLGGVAIDITPRKRMEQELAALRTRLEVVVENLKEGLIITDPDASFVHWNPAALRLIGFDDPDEGRERQAEFSQLFDVATTDGITLPAEQWPLARVRRGEVLNDFEVRVRRRGGPGERRLSYSGRCVTLENGACLAFVTMTDVTQRRRQEQELRDLNVGLEARVETRTRELRDAVLRAESADRIKSAFLATMSHELRTPLNSIIGFTGILLQQLAGPLNDEQRRQLDMVRNSARHLLALINDVLDISKIEAGQLEVRSETFALPPVLEHLMATLRPQADRKGLTLRLDAAEAPLTMDSDRRRVEQVLLNLLSNAVKFTERGQVTLRADTLADYRREPGGPAVPALRVLVRDTGIGIAERDLAALFEPFRQVDSGLSRQHEGTGLGLSICQRLCELLQGEIRVVSEVGVGSTFTVVLPLRLDS; this comes from the coding sequence ATGAGTTCGCGGCGGACGCTGGCGGATCGCCTGCAGCGGCCGCTGCAGACGGTCACGCTCTCCTACGCGGTGTTTGCCGCGCTCTGGATCTACTTCTCGGACGCGCTGCTGGGCCAGTTGGTGCGCGATCCCGCCCAGTTGGTCGCCCTCAGCGTCTACAAGGGGCTCGCCTTCGTCGCGGTGACCTCGGCGTTGTTGTGGTTGCTGATGCGGAGACTCATCGGGACGGTCGTAAGCCGCGAGGCGGCGGAACGGCAGCGCCACGACCAGCTTGTCGCCGGGCAGCAACGCATCCTCGAGGGGGTCGCGCACGGGTCGGCCCTGCGCACCTCGCTCGAGGAGATCGTGCGGTTCATCGAGGGTCAGGCGCCCGGCATGCAGTGCTCCGTGCTGCTGCTCAACGTCGACGGTAAGACCGTGCGGCACGGCGCCGGGCCGAGTTTGCCTCCCGAGTACATGGAAGCCATCGACGGCTCGCCCATCGGCCCGATGGCCGGCAGTTGCGGCACGGCAGCGTTCACGCGCGAGCCCGTGTACGTGGAGGACATCGCCACGGATCCGCGCTGGGCCGCGTACAAGGACTTGGCGCTCCCGCATGGCCTGCGGGCCTCCTGGTCGACGCCCATCTTCGATGCCGAAGGACGCGTGCTGGGCACCTTCGCCATGTACTACCGCCGCGTCGCGCTGCCCACGCCGGACCATCGTCGCCTCATCGACGTCGCCACGCAGCTCGCGTCGATCGCGATCAGTCGGGCGCGCACGGAGCAGGCGCTGCACGAGTCGGAGAACCGCTTCGTGGCGTTCATGGAGGCGGCGCCGGCGATCGCGTGGGTGACCGACGAGCAGGGGCGCCACCTCTGGATGAACCGCGCGTGGAGCGCCGCGTTCGGGCTCGATCGCGAGCGCTTCATCGGCCATCGCGCCGAAGAGCTCGTGCCGGCCGATGTCGCGGCACGCATCCGCGCGACCGACGTCGAGGTCATGCGCAGCGACGCGCCCGTGCACATCCCCGAGGATCGCACCGAGTACGGCGGGCAGCCGCGATGGTGGAACACCGTCAAGTTCCCGTTCCGCAACTCGGTCGGCGAGCGGTACCTCGGTGGCGTGGCGATCGATATCACGCCCCGCAAGCGGATGGAGCAGGAGCTGGCCGCGCTGCGCACCCGCCTCGAGGTCGTGGTCGAGAACCTGAAGGAAGGCCTGATCATCACCGATCCCGATGCGAGCTTCGTGCACTGGAATCCCGCGGCGCTGCGCCTGATCGGATTCGACGATCCCGACGAGGGGCGCGAGCGCCAGGCGGAGTTCTCCCAGCTCTTTGACGTGGCCACGACGGACGGCATCACGCTCCCTGCGGAGCAGTGGCCGCTGGCGCGTGTGCGCCGTGGCGAGGTCCTGAACGACTTCGAGGTACGCGTGCGCCGCAGGGGCGGTCCCGGCGAGCGCCGCCTGAGCTACTCCGGCCGCTGCGTGACGCTGGAGAACGGTGCCTGCCTCGCCTTCGTGACGATGACCGACGTGACGCAGCGGCGTCGCCAGGAGCAGGAACTGCGCGACTTGAACGTGGGCCTCGAGGCGCGCGTCGAGACCCGGACGCGCGAGCTCCGCGATGCGGTACTCCGGGCCGAGTCGGCCGATCGCATCAAGTCGGCGTTCCTCGCCACGATGTCGCACGAACTGCGGACGCCGCTCAACTCGATCATCGGCTTCACCGGCATCCTGCTGCAGCAGCTCGCGGGGCCGCTCAATGACGAACAGCGTCGGCAACTCGACATGGTCCGCAACAGCGCACGGCACCTGCTCGCCCTCATCAACGACGTGCTCGACATCTCGAAGATCGAGGCCGGCCAGCTCGAGGTCCGCTCCGAGACGTTTGCCCTGCCGCCGGTGCTGGAGCACCTCATGGCGACGCTGCGCCCGCAGGCGGACCGCAAGGGACTGACATTGCGGCTGGACGCCGCGGAGGCGCCGCTCACGATGGACAGCGATCGGCGCCGCGTGGAGCAGGTCCTGCTGAACCTGCTCAGCAATGCCGTCAAGTTCACGGAGCGCGGGCAAGTTACGCTGCGAGCCGATACTCTTGCGGACTACCGCCGGGAGCCCGGTGGGCCGGCGGTACCGGCGCTGCGCGTCCTTGTCCGGGACACCGGCATCGGGATCGCCGAACGGGATCTCGCCGCGCTCTTCGAACCCTTCCGTCAGGTCGACTCCGGCCTGTCGCGGCAGCACGAAGGCACGGGCCTCGGTCTCTCGATCTGCCAGCGGCTTTGCGAGCTGCTGCAGGGGGAGATCCGGGTTGTGAGTGAAGTGGGTGTCGGCAGTACCTTTACCGTGGTCCTCCCCCTGCGGCTCGACTCCTGA
- a CDS encoding DUF4382 domain-containing protein translates to MSRSTLRSTILSLTAAAGLLAGVAACDSPTGLGSGTLNLYLTDAPGDVLSAVVTIDRIYLQADSNDASGRIILREEDVTTDLLTLVDSTQALIEGVEIPAGRYGQLRFVISGAYIVVEGEGGTTQIYASSPSYAALPAGAVVTGTLQMPSFAQSGLKVTLPNDALVVADDGTVSLVVDFDVAQSFGRLAGGSGMWVMSPVLRGELPSTAP, encoded by the coding sequence ATGTCACGCTCGACGCTTCGTTCCACGATCTTGTCGCTGACGGCCGCCGCCGGGTTGCTCGCCGGCGTCGCCGCATGTGATTCGCCTACCGGTCTCGGCTCCGGCACGCTGAACCTGTATCTCACCGACGCGCCCGGCGATGTGCTGTCGGCGGTCGTGACCATCGATCGCATCTACCTGCAGGCGGACTCCAACGACGCCAGCGGTCGCATCATCCTGCGTGAGGAAGACGTGACCACCGACCTGCTCACGTTGGTGGACTCCACGCAGGCGCTCATCGAAGGCGTCGAGATCCCGGCGGGTCGCTACGGCCAACTGCGATTTGTCATCAGTGGGGCCTACATCGTCGTGGAAGGCGAAGGCGGTACGACGCAGATCTACGCGTCGAGCCCGAGCTACGCCGCGTTGCCGGCGGGCGCGGTCGTGACGGGGACTCTCCAGATGCCGAGCTTTGCGCAGAGTGGACTCAAGGTGACGCTGCCGAACGATGCCTTGGTCGTGGCCGACGACGGGACGGTGTCGCTGGTCGTGGATTTCGACGTGGCCCAGAGCTTCGGCCGGCTCGCCGGCGGATCGGGCATGTGGGTGATGTCGCCGGTGCTGCGCGGCGAGCTGCCGTCGACGGCACCGTAA
- a CDS encoding response regulator → MTKRILLIEDNEQNRYLATFLLERHGYRVEMAVDGRSGVHAATTAPPDLILLDIQLPGMDGHAVARTLRGIPTLARVPIIAVTSYAMVGDREKVLAAGCDGYLEKPIDPDTFVATIEAMAGFPPSRRADQ, encoded by the coding sequence GTGACCAAACGCATCCTGCTGATCGAGGACAACGAGCAGAACCGCTACCTCGCGACCTTCCTCCTGGAGCGCCACGGGTATCGGGTGGAGATGGCCGTCGATGGGCGCTCAGGCGTCCACGCCGCGACGACGGCGCCACCGGACCTCATCCTGCTGGATATCCAGCTCCCGGGTATGGATGGCCACGCGGTGGCGCGCACGCTCCGGGGCATCCCGACGCTCGCGCGCGTGCCGATTATCGCGGTTACGTCGTACGCCATGGTCGGCGACCGCGAGAAGGTGCTCGCTGCGGGCTGCGACGGTTACCTCGAGAAGCCGATCGACCCCGACACATTCGTGGCGACCATCGAGGCGATGGCCGGCTTCCCGCCGTCGCGCCGGGCCGATCAGTGA